One part of the Treponema peruense genome encodes these proteins:
- a CDS encoding magnesium chelatase subunit ChlI family protein, which translates to MLNEAQEKLGFSPRAASLCMKVARTVADMSEKFCIDEECMQEAVDFRKAEGNALTDMGML; encoded by the coding sequence ATACTTAACGAAGCGCAGGAAAAACTGGGGTTTTCGCCAAGGGCAGCGTCACTTTGCATGAAAGTTGCAAGAACTGTAGCCGATATGTCAGAAAAGTTCTGTATTGATGAAGAATGTATGCAGGAAGCGGTTGACTTCAGAAAGGCAGAAGGAAATGCACTCACAGACATGGGCATGCTTTAA
- a CDS encoding DUF4869 domain-containing protein, whose translation MLNIIFGKIDDVIYNTSVFFKNTYEKEWLLEEETKQMILDIDKSKVLGNGAIESPVLGIIPPTSLSGGVKTLILISHIKDKIFNASNCGNNCAFWLLKIAKEKDITINLRHLMDFGNGEFEINVVNKNKIVHSMNELLEIVGDLL comes from the coding sequence ATGCTGAACATAATTTTTGGAAAAATTGATGACGTTATTTACAATACAAGCGTTTTCTTTAAAAATACATATGAAAAAGAATGGCTTTTGGAAGAAGAAACAAAGCAGATGATTCTGGACATAGACAAATCCAAAGTTTTGGGAAACGGAGCGATAGAAAGTCCCGTTTTGGGAATTATTCCTCCTACATCTCTTTCTGGTGGTGTAAAAACCCTTATTCTGATTTCTCATATCAAAGATAAAATTTTTAATGCATCCAACTGCGGAAACAATTGTGCTTTCTGGCTTTTGAAAATTGCAAAAGAAAAAGATATTACCATAAACCTTCGGCATTTAATGGATTTTGGCAATGGTGAATTTGAAATCAATGTTGTAAATAAAAACAAAATTGTACATTCAATGAATGAACTTTTGGAAATTGTCGGGGATTTATTATGA
- the efp gene encoding elongation factor P, which yields MLSTNEIRVGTAFMYEGAPFIVQRMLGQKSGRGGMVTRLRVKNIVTGSTQDLGLDAGEKFDDVDLEEKSVKLSYVDGDTFHFMDQETYDDVPLSKEDLGDNAGYISPDDDYDVSITFYEGKPVGVNLPVNVTRTITYCEPGIKGDTSGKSTKPATLDTGMEVKVPLFCNTDDRIVIDTRDGSFVERAKDK from the coding sequence ATGTTATCAACTAATGAAATCAGAGTCGGAACAGCCTTTATGTATGAAGGCGCACCTTTTATCGTACAGCGCATGCTTGGACAGAAATCAGGACGTGGCGGAATGGTCACTCGCCTTCGTGTAAAGAACATCGTTACAGGTTCAACACAGGATCTAGGTCTTGATGCTGGAGAAAAATTTGATGATGTTGATCTTGAGGAAAAGAGCGTAAAACTTTCTTATGTTGACGGCGATACTTTCCACTTTATGGATCAGGAAACATACGATGACGTTCCTCTTTCAAAGGAAGATCTCGGAGACAACGCAGGATACATTTCTCCTGATGATGATTATGATGTTTCTATCACTTTTTACGAAGGAAAGCCGGTTGGAGTAAATCTCCCTGTTAACGTAACACGCACAATCACTTACTGCGAACCTGGAATCAAGGGTGATACATCAGGAAAGTCTACAAAGCCTGCAACTCTTGACACTGGAATGGAAGTTAAGGTTCCTCTTTTCTGCAATACTGATGACCGCATTGTTATCGATACTCGCGACGGTTCATTCGTAGAGCGTGCAAAAGACAAATAA
- a CDS encoding YifB family Mg chelatase-like AAA ATPase — translation MRIFSFSPFGYEGSLVSVEVDLRRGIPAVDIVGLADGAVKESRERMRSAITNSGFEFPAERVLISLSPADLKKEGAGFDLAVAVAVLVAKENSRETNEDDSMWTAESPEDTGDAVLVMGELELNGNIRPVRAVHAAVCTACAGGIRKCIVPEANAEEAREVSGMRVFGAQTLSEAFCALNDSKAFTQKERSGSSNALAGIPEGSVNIEGVLFAPVSPELDFKEVRGQTKLIRALQIAAAGGHNILAYGPPGCGKTLCMQRFPSIIPLLTPDEAQSVTRIYSIAGLLPHNSPSVRTAPFRQPHQTATIEGMCGGGPKCTPGEISLAHNGGLFLDEAAEFRTSVLQMLRVPLETTSITLSRAGRTSVFPADFQLLMSTNPCPCGNYGSTDKLCLCSARAVEQYWKKFSSPLLDRIELRVRADNNAGENTKGVSSEELRVQVARAVSAQRKRQGKRNSKLNASEIVKFCRCTDGAKKYLTKRRKNWGFRQGQRHFA, via the coding sequence ATGAGAATTTTTAGTTTTTCACCATTCGGATACGAAGGCTCGCTTGTGAGTGTAGAAGTTGACTTAAGAAGAGGAATTCCTGCCGTAGACATAGTAGGACTTGCAGACGGTGCCGTAAAGGAATCACGTGAAAGGATGAGGAGCGCCATAACGAATTCTGGGTTTGAATTTCCTGCGGAACGGGTTCTGATAAGTCTTTCACCTGCTGACTTAAAAAAAGAAGGCGCGGGTTTTGATCTTGCCGTGGCAGTGGCCGTTCTTGTTGCAAAGGAAAACTCCCGCGAAACAAATGAAGATGACAGCATGTGGACAGCCGAAAGTCCTGAAGATACGGGGGATGCCGTTCTTGTCATGGGGGAACTTGAACTTAACGGCAATATAAGACCTGTACGCGCGGTTCATGCTGCTGTCTGTACTGCCTGTGCCGGTGGTATTAGAAAGTGCATTGTTCCCGAAGCAAATGCAGAAGAAGCACGTGAAGTTTCTGGAATGCGTGTATTCGGCGCACAGACACTTTCAGAAGCTTTCTGCGCACTTAACGATTCCAAGGCTTTTACGCAAAAAGAAAGAAGCGGTTCTTCAAACGCACTGGCAGGAATACCGGAAGGTTCTGTAAACATAGAAGGAGTTCTTTTTGCGCCGGTCAGTCCGGAACTGGACTTTAAGGAAGTACGCGGACAGACAAAACTTATAAGAGCTTTGCAGATAGCGGCGGCAGGCGGGCACAACATTCTGGCATACGGTCCTCCGGGTTGCGGCAAAACTTTATGCATGCAGCGGTTCCCTTCAATTATTCCGCTTCTTACACCGGATGAAGCTCAGAGCGTTACAAGAATTTACTCTATTGCAGGATTACTGCCCCACAATTCTCCTTCTGTACGAACAGCACCTTTCAGGCAGCCGCACCAGACTGCTACTATAGAAGGAATGTGCGGTGGAGGACCAAAATGCACTCCGGGGGAAATTTCACTTGCCCACAACGGAGGACTTTTTTTGGACGAAGCGGCAGAGTTCAGGACTTCGGTTCTGCAGATGCTCAGAGTTCCGCTTGAAACAACAAGCATTACGCTAAGCAGGGCCGGACGCACGAGTGTTTTTCCGGCAGACTTTCAGCTTCTTATGTCCACAAACCCCTGTCCCTGCGGAAACTACGGTTCTACCGACAAACTGTGTCTTTGTTCAGCAAGAGCCGTGGAACAGTACTGGAAAAAATTTTCATCGCCCCTTCTGGACAGAATTGAACTAAGGGTGCGCGCAGACAATAACGCCGGCGAAAATACAAAGGGTGTTTCAAGTGAAGAGCTGCGTGTGCAGGTAGCAAGGGCTGTAAGTGCGCAAAGGAAAAGACAGGGCAAAAGGAATTCAAAACTCAATGCTTCTGAGATTGTAAAGTTCTGCCGCTGTACTGACGGCGCAAAAAAATACTTAACGAAGCGCAGGAAAAACTGGGGTTTTCGCCAAGGGCAGCGTCACTTTGCATGA
- the earP gene encoding elongation factor P maturation arginine rhamnosyltransferase EarP, which yields MLDITILCRVVDNYGDIGFVYRLARELSSLSSIEKTQIRLIVSDLKSFNAMALPPGISTSLAVQNYNGWKVIDWNACAEGKCEFTEHPPKIILECFQCGRPEWLDEILFSAQTTQTVQIVNVEYLTAEDWADDFHLLKSGTRSALVKKINFMPGFTKKTGGLVLDKNFVSCVHSKTAALECLKKYASKKTVALIEDTNLFRVIAFSYERNFENEARALSEFAKNSGRKVQVLLAPGLGNAPFKKAAAAFKNISVYDLEYLPQLAWDALLTLADFSFIRGEDSFSRACLSGIPFVWHAYPQEEEFQLVKADAVLKRMEPFFSAGNMSLVKNVWLSYNRKPSVKMCDEACKVYNECTDAGYIPLLRILENYGGIKKSFGMFAQSLFANGNLAQKLLAFLQNSVQ from the coding sequence ATGCTTGACATAACAATTTTATGCCGTGTCGTGGACAATTACGGCGACATTGGCTTCGTATACAGACTTGCGCGAGAACTTTCATCACTTTCTTCTATAGAAAAGACTCAGATAAGACTCATCGTAAGTGATTTGAAATCCTTTAACGCAATGGCTCTTCCACCCGGAATTTCTACATCGCTTGCAGTACAGAATTACAACGGCTGGAAAGTAATAGACTGGAATGCCTGTGCCGAAGGAAAGTGTGAATTTACAGAGCATCCGCCAAAAATTATTCTTGAATGTTTTCAGTGCGGGCGTCCTGAATGGCTTGATGAAATTTTATTTTCTGCGCAGACAACGCAGACTGTTCAGATTGTAAATGTTGAATATCTTACTGCCGAAGACTGGGCCGACGACTTTCATCTTTTGAAATCAGGAACAAGAAGTGCACTTGTAAAAAAAATAAATTTCATGCCGGGCTTTACAAAAAAAACAGGCGGCCTTGTACTGGACAAAAACTTTGTTTCCTGCGTACATTCCAAAACCGCGGCTCTTGAGTGTCTTAAAAAGTATGCTTCAAAAAAAACTGTCGCTCTGATAGAAGACACAAATTTATTCCGCGTGATTGCGTTCAGCTATGAAAGGAATTTTGAAAATGAAGCGCGTGCCCTGTCTGAGTTCGCCAAAAATTCAGGACGAAAAGTTCAGGTTCTGCTTGCACCCGGATTGGGAAATGCTCCATTTAAAAAGGCTGCAGCTGCCTTTAAAAATATTTCTGTTTACGACCTTGAATATCTTCCGCAACTTGCATGGGACGCTCTTCTGACACTTGCAGATTTTAGTTTTATACGCGGTGAAGATTCGTTTTCAAGGGCATGTCTTTCGGGAATTCCTTTTGTGTGGCACGCTTACCCTCAGGAAGAAGAGTTTCAGCTGGTAAAGGCAGACGCTGTCCTTAAGCGCATGGAACCGTTTTTTTCTGCCGGGAATATGTCTCTGGTAAAAAATGTTTGGCTTTCGTACAACAGAAAACCTTCAGTAAAAATGTGTGATGAAGCCTGCAAAGTTTACAATGAATGTACAGACGCGGGGTATATTCCGCTTTTGAGAATTCTTGAAAATTACGGCGGAATAAAAAAATCATTTGGGATGTTCGCACAGTCTCTTTTTGCAAACGGAAACCTCGCCCAAAAACTGCTTGCCTTTTTGCAGAACAGCGTGCAGTAG